GCTTCCTGGACCAGGCCGATCGGGTCTTGGACCTGCATCTGATGTTGCAGCGCGAGGTGGTGGAGCGCATCGCCGCGGACCCGGGGAACAAGGTCTACGGGCGGCTTTCGGTGATGGTGCAGACCTGGTGCGAGGCGGAGTGCCTGTTCCGCATCGGCCCCGGGGCCTTCACCCCGGCCCCCAAGGTAGAGTCCGCCTTCCTGCGCCTGCGCCCTCGCCGGCCCCTGCCGCAGCCGCCTGACGACCGGGCGGCCCACGCCCGCCTGGTGGCGGCAGCCTTCTCGCAGCGACGCAAGACCCTGCGCAACGCTCTCATGGGGCTGGCGGACGCCGCGGCCTTTGCCGCGGCCGGAATCGACCCCGGGCTGCGGGCGGAGAACCTGGACGTGGCGGCCTTCGTCCGCCTGGCCAACTGCATCGGTAGGCCAACGCTTGTAACCGAGACGGAGCCCGAGTACGGTGACACCGCCAAACCCCAGCCCAGCCACTGATCTGCGGCAACCATCTATGGCGTGTTAATCAGCCCGGAAGCTGCGGATGGCCACCACGCAGACCCTGGAATCGGCGAACCGCGGGGCTAGCGCTCGCCTCAACGCCCGCCAGCGATTACCGCTAACGCACGGGGCAGGTTTTCGTAAAAGCCGCGCTTCATGCCAAAGTGGGTCGCGATCGATGCCGGCGTCGTGTAGTTGAATCCGTACAGGGCCGGATCGAGTTCTACCGCATCGGCGCGGGACTTGATCAAGTAGCTGTAGCAAAGCTGCTCAAACACCGGCGACGTATACATCAGGTCCGGATTTCCGCCGACCCAGGCTTCGATCCGGTCCAAGTCATAGACTTGGGATTTGCTGAGGCAGAGCAGTCCGGAGTTGAGCGTGCGCGCCACCTTCGGGCCGAACGAGAAGTTGCCATCGCGCCCCCGCTTGGGCGCGTAGCCCTCGACGCTATAGAAAACACGCGTGTCGGCGGGGTCGCTGGCCCAGTCCGCGATCAGGTCCGGGCGGCGGAAGAACAGCACATCAGCGTCGAGGATGATGATCTTGTCAGCGTCCGTGAGCAGGTTCATATCGAACAAGATCAGTGACATGATGAACATGTTATAGCTTTGGCCCCGGTGATTGCCGACCAGCACCTCGCCGAAGCGGAAGCTGGTACAGGCCGGATAGTCGGCGAGGCGCTCACGCACGGCTGCATCGGCGTCGCCGCGGGCGATCATCTGCACCCCTGGAAGGTGTCGGCGCATCAGGGACCTGTCATCCGCATTCAGACTGCCGTCGTCGTGCACCACCACGCCGAATTCGGTCTGGGCCGCTGTGACCAGGCTCTTCAAGGACCACAGGCCCATGCCGACATGGCGATGGCCGAGCAACTGATGAACTTCGACCCCGGCGCCGGTCCCGGCGACCGGAACCGGCGCGGTCGCCTCCACCCATTCCCGATATTTCCCGCGTAGAGCGAGTTCGTTCTTGACCTCCAGGTAATCGGCGAAGCGCCATGGCAGATGACGCTCCAGAAACAGTGTCGTCGTCAACGGCAAGCCGGGGCTCAAGACCCGCGTGGTGTCGCTCATTTCGAGTCCCTCACAACATCAGGAAACGTCAGGCCAGGCATGCGCCGATCGCCCCATCGAGCACAGTGAGCGCCTGCTCCAGGACCGCCGCCTCGATCGTCACCGGCGGCAACAGCCGCAGTATCGGGCCGGCTTGACTGATCAGTACGCCATGGTCATAGCAGGCATCGGCGATGCGCTCGGCCAGCGTGCCGTTACCGCAGTCGATGATGCATAAGGCGCCGAACAGCGTCACCTGAAATGCGGCCGGTGCCGACGCCGCGAGGTGCCGACTGATCTGCGCCTCGATCGCCTGAGCCATCTCCCGAACCGGCAACCGCGCCATCTCCTGCAAGGTACCGACTACCGCCGCCGCCGCCAGGGCATTCTCGGCGTAGGTACTGTAAGGTAGCATCCCCGGCGTCACCTCCAAGTTCCGCCGCATCAGCACGGCCGATACCGGGAAACCACTGCCCATACACTTACCCGCCAGGATGATGTCGGGTTCCAGCGGAAAGCGCTCGTAGAAGAACAGCGGCCCGGTACGGTGAAATCCGGTCAGGATCTCGTCCAGTACCAGCAGGGTACCGTGGGTGCGGCAGAGTGCCGTCAAGTCCCGACAAAACCCGGCATCCACCGTCGCCCCACCGCCGCTGCCTTGCAGTGCCTCCAGGAACACCGCGGCGGTGGTACCCCGCGCGAGTACCGGTTCTATCGCGGCGAGCACGTCCGCGGCCACGTCCTTGGTCGGGAAGGGAAGGCGCGTCACGCCGGGGATCGCATGTCCGTAGACGCTATCCCAGGCCAAGAACGCCGTCGCGATGGATTTCCCATGCATCGACTTGGCAAAACCCACGAAATCCTTGCGTCCGGTCAACACCCGGACCGCACGCAACGCAAACTCAGCAGCCTCCATGCCGGTAGAGTAGAATCCCGACACCTTAAAGCGGGCAGGGATCATCTCCTCCACGAGGCGTGTTGCCAGAACCCGGGTGTCGGTGTCGAGTCTCGCCGTGTTCCAGACTTTCTCGCTCTGCTCGATCAGCGCCTTGACCACGGCCGGGTGGCAATGCCCGAGCAGCAGCGTCCCGTTGGCCGCAAAAAGGTCGATTACCTGGGTATCATCGACATTGCGGAGGATCGCATTCGCAGCAAACGTTACGGTCTTGCGAGGAGTTGACATGTGTAAGCCTATACGCCGTCAGAAATTTGCATTTTGCAGGATTCGCTCCTAAATTGCCAGTGTACGTTACGCGTGCGCCGATTTGAACCGTCTCGCTGTGACCTTGGCACCCTGACCGGCAGTCGCCCCCGCTCGTATTCCCCCCAACGGCGGGCATTCGTAGCCTGGACGCCCAACCACACCCCGCGTGAGTTCGGTTATTTTGAGCAAGCAAAGTGCTTCCAAAAAGGCAGCGCCTTTCCTGCGTATGACAACCCGCA
The DNA window shown above is from Candidatus Thiodictyon syntrophicum and carries:
- the rsmA gene encoding 16S rRNA (adenine(1518)-N(6)/adenine(1519)-N(6))-dimethyltransferase RsmA, which codes for MHQPRKRFSQNFLHDPGTIRRILDAVRPHPGERLVEIGPGHGAITRGLLEGAGSLDVIELDRDLIEPLRERLGGLGDLRIHNADALRFDLGTLGGAPASLRLVGNLPYNISTPLLFRFLDQADRVLDLHLMLQREVVERIAADPGNKVYGRLSVMVQTWCEAECLFRIGPGAFTPAPKVESAFLRLRPRRPLPQPPDDRAAHARLVAAAFSQRRKTLRNALMGLADAAAFAAAGIDPGLRAENLDVAAFVRLANCIGRPTLVTETEPEYGDTAKPQPSH
- a CDS encoding aminotransferase class III-fold pyridoxal phosphate-dependent enzyme → MSTPRKTVTFAANAILRNVDDTQVIDLFAANGTLLLGHCHPAVVKALIEQSEKVWNTARLDTDTRVLATRLVEEMIPARFKVSGFYSTGMEAAEFALRAVRVLTGRKDFVGFAKSMHGKSIATAFLAWDSVYGHAIPGVTRLPFPTKDVAADVLAAIEPVLARGTTAAVFLEALQGSGGGATVDAGFCRDLTALCRTHGTLLVLDEILTGFHRTGPLFFYERFPLEPDIILAGKCMGSGFPVSAVLMRRNLEVTPGMLPYSTYAENALAAAAVVGTLQEMARLPVREMAQAIEAQISRHLAASAPAAFQVTLFGALCIIDCGNGTLAERIADACYDHGVLISQAGPILRLLPPVTIEAAVLEQALTVLDGAIGACLA